The following proteins are encoded in a genomic region of Mycobacterium sp. SMC-4:
- a CDS encoding PPE domain-containing protein, with translation MAVDPGALTSHGRALADHAPGAQCSQCQPAASDTVSTAVAASFTAWSSGLDMLISQAALQRANGGLAVDLTGAALEQGDQEAAAHIASGGTTSAPSAAPPLPRGNVEAPSLPVAPPVPAVPEPSTGEVWARTIHGGAGAEPLRTLAQQLRTTAQKLAAVAGDTERAGAGVDSAWDDGDQPAGDNIRRHAQWLNSAADYARQLAASAEAASTTVETARNETPTPETFTALTAQYRKAQQTYASSGGTVTEPLMTATTKLQEAKAQALAAQTQYAAAANIDSTTAPAPPPAPPPIVGGGPSTGDQSDKPAETTAGQKREVADKDSEGDGADTEEDAELAADSAEQPPLDSSTGTDEPGPPPAEAKPPADPLTAAVDPAANTAGEVMGTILGTVGQSAGAASGLMPGSGGGGLPMSALSGLSSIPGLGGAPSMSPPELGAEDDDFDFEDSFGTTPASSGGGGGGGGGGLPAAPSVSSPAAATPGIGVIPPVPPAASAGSAGGAGARMPMGGMMPPMMGGLGGGQTGERDKDLHPDRRVVHRHAANTEAVFGELEQLRKRPSRRRAAATQEGSTGDDTHDDH, from the coding sequence GTGGCTGTTGATCCTGGTGCGCTGACCTCGCATGGTCGAGCGCTGGCCGATCACGCGCCGGGCGCACAGTGTTCGCAATGCCAACCGGCTGCCTCCGATACCGTCTCGACGGCGGTGGCGGCATCGTTCACCGCATGGTCGAGCGGGCTGGACATGCTGATCAGTCAGGCAGCCTTACAGCGCGCCAATGGCGGTCTCGCAGTCGACCTCACCGGCGCGGCGCTGGAGCAGGGCGATCAGGAAGCCGCCGCGCACATCGCCAGCGGCGGCACGACCTCTGCTCCGAGCGCAGCGCCACCCCTGCCCCGCGGGAACGTAGAGGCACCGTCGTTGCCCGTGGCACCACCGGTGCCAGCGGTGCCTGAACCGAGCACTGGCGAAGTCTGGGCCCGCACAATCCATGGCGGGGCCGGCGCTGAGCCGCTGCGGACGTTGGCGCAGCAGCTGCGCACGACAGCACAGAAGCTCGCCGCCGTTGCCGGGGACACCGAGCGGGCCGGCGCAGGCGTCGACTCCGCGTGGGATGACGGTGATCAGCCCGCCGGAGACAACATTCGGCGCCACGCGCAGTGGCTCAACAGCGCGGCGGACTACGCCCGACAACTCGCAGCATCAGCTGAGGCGGCGAGCACCACGGTGGAGACGGCTCGAAACGAGACACCGACTCCGGAAACGTTCACAGCGCTCACCGCGCAGTACCGCAAGGCGCAGCAGACGTATGCCTCCAGCGGTGGGACTGTGACCGAACCGTTGATGACCGCGACGACAAAACTCCAAGAGGCGAAAGCCCAAGCGCTGGCGGCTCAGACGCAGTATGCGGCCGCAGCCAACATCGACAGCACGACAGCACCCGCCCCACCCCCGGCACCACCACCCATCGTCGGTGGCGGACCGTCGACCGGTGACCAGTCCGACAAACCTGCTGAGACCACAGCTGGACAAAAGCGGGAGGTTGCAGACAAAGACAGCGAGGGAGACGGGGCCGACACCGAGGAGGACGCAGAGCTGGCCGCTGACTCCGCAGAGCAGCCGCCCCTGGACTCCAGCACCGGCACCGACGAGCCGGGTCCACCCCCGGCCGAAGCGAAGCCCCCAGCCGATCCGTTGACCGCCGCAGTCGATCCTGCCGCGAATACCGCCGGCGAGGTAATGGGCACGATCCTGGGCACGGTCGGCCAGTCCGCTGGAGCGGCATCGGGTTTGATGCCTGGCAGCGGTGGCGGCGGGCTTCCGATGTCAGCGCTGTCGGGACTGTCCTCGATCCCGGGCCTGGGTGGAGCGCCCTCGATGAGCCCGCCCGAACTTGGCGCTGAGGACGACGATTTCGATTTCGAAGATTCCTTCGGCACCACTCCGGCGAGCTCCGGTGGCGGCGGTGGGGGTGGCGGCGGTGGCCTGCCTGCTGCGCCGTCGGTGTCATCGCCTGCTGCGGCGACTCCTGGTATTGGTGTGATACCACCAGTCCCACCGGCTGCGAGCGCGGGCTCTGCGGGCGGGGCGGGTGCACGTATGCCGATGGGCGGGATGATGCCGCCGATGATGGGCGGCTTGGGCGGTGGCCAGACCGGCGAGCGAGATAAGGACCTCCATCCGGATCGGCGGGTGGTACATCGGCACGCGGCCAATACCGAGGCAGTGTTCGGTGAGTTGGAGCAGTTGAGGAAGCGTCCAAGCCGCCGGAGGGCGGCTGCGACTCAGGAGGGAAGTACCGGTGACGACACCCACGACGACCACTAA
- a CDS encoding ribbon-helix-helix protein, CopG family: MAKDKVSITLDQDVLAAADADAKAAGLNRSELVEQALRHEHLRIALKSYMTTTVPALDIDDYAQKIYQANRASGL; the protein is encoded by the coding sequence ATGGCCAAAGACAAGGTGTCGATCACACTGGATCAGGATGTGCTAGCAGCGGCAGATGCAGACGCCAAAGCGGCTGGGCTCAACCGATCCGAGTTAGTTGAGCAGGCATTGCGCCACGAACACCTCCGGATCGCTCTGAAAAGCTACATGACGACAACCGTCCCCGCCCTGGACATCGACGACTACGCACAGAAGATCTACCAGGCGAATCGGGCCTCGGGCCTGTGA
- a CDS encoding ParA family protein: protein MAKILVTHSRKGGVGKSTSAYEVAYSLDAVLVDLEHDIAGVTSIWGDRPLDRTRVPILDALATGRTPKPLKGYRKPRLVPGHPHLDKEAPSREQMSEALLKWAAEWDTEWVVVDTHPGAGEHTHGALAVADVVLAPTTLDLLDLRGLEQLVDEMVDYPIVVLPTKVRAVPAAVGLKKLEQITAGTPVQIAPPIPLVADLPKRTKRIAITSEDPPAKPFRLLAERYKLVCEFVKEYVNG, encoded by the coding sequence ATGGCGAAGATTCTCGTCACCCACTCACGAAAGGGTGGCGTCGGAAAAAGCACCAGCGCATACGAGGTGGCGTACTCGCTCGATGCCGTGCTGGTGGACCTCGAACATGACATCGCCGGCGTCACGTCGATATGGGGGGACCGGCCGCTGGATCGAACCAGGGTCCCGATCCTGGATGCCCTTGCGACGGGGCGCACTCCGAAACCTCTTAAGGGGTACCGCAAGCCTCGGCTAGTGCCAGGGCATCCGCACCTCGACAAGGAAGCGCCTAGCCGCGAGCAGATGTCCGAAGCACTGCTGAAATGGGCTGCCGAGTGGGACACCGAGTGGGTCGTCGTCGACACACACCCTGGAGCCGGCGAGCACACGCATGGTGCCCTTGCCGTGGCCGATGTTGTCCTGGCGCCCACAACTCTAGATCTGCTCGATCTGCGAGGGTTGGAGCAGCTTGTGGACGAAATGGTCGACTACCCGATTGTGGTTTTGCCGACCAAGGTCCGCGCAGTCCCAGCCGCCGTCGGGCTGAAAAAGCTTGAGCAGATCACCGCTGGAACCCCCGTGCAGATCGCACCGCCGATCCCGCTGGTCGCTGACCTGCCCAAACGAACCAAGCGGATTGCTATCACGTCGGAAGATCCGCCGGCTAAGCCCTTCCGGCTCCTGGCTGAGCGCTACAAACTGGTGTGCGAGTTCGTGAAGGAGTACGTGAATGGGTAA
- a CDS encoding type VII secretion target — MASSGGESIALDTDAQAQLAAQWEEYADAVEASGQPPVQPEALREQLGAIYEPFVQAKAGENLARQQAYQRVAAEARAHAAKLRNHRVGFEQHDDDVARQISAITGNG, encoded by the coding sequence ATGGCCAGCAGCGGCGGCGAATCAATCGCCCTCGACACCGACGCACAAGCACAACTCGCAGCGCAGTGGGAGGAGTACGCAGACGCGGTGGAGGCCAGCGGCCAGCCACCTGTGCAGCCCGAGGCGCTGCGCGAACAACTCGGGGCGATCTACGAACCTTTTGTGCAGGCCAAGGCCGGCGAGAATCTGGCCCGTCAGCAGGCATACCAGCGGGTGGCCGCCGAAGCGCGCGCACACGCGGCCAAACTGCGCAACCATAGGGTGGGCTTCGAACAGCACGATGACGATGTGGCTCGACAGATCTCGGCGATCACCGGCAACGGCTAG
- a CDS encoding toxin-antitoxin system, whose translation MAIRSTHKGDRAQLGPRVDRVVYDKVAANSGQYGVDGIPMSQWVADLLAAIVGHPELMRELDGEDVAQILGRALENPDLRRIHGRRREEGLPLAM comes from the coding sequence ATGGCGATTCGCAGCACACACAAGGGCGACCGAGCGCAACTCGGACCCCGCGTCGATCGGGTTGTCTACGACAAGGTGGCCGCCAACAGCGGCCAGTACGGTGTCGACGGCATACCCATGTCCCAATGGGTTGCCGACCTGCTGGCCGCCATCGTCGGCCACCCCGAACTTATGCGCGAACTCGACGGCGAAGACGTCGCCCAGATCTTGGGTCGCGCCCTGGAGAATCCAGATCTCCGGCGCATCCATGGCCGACGACGCGAGGAGGGCTTGCCGCTGGCGATGTAA
- a CDS encoding toxin has translation MIAPGDIAPRRDTSHEVYVVVLSNSIHLAADTGRVIACPFIPGKIPDAAMAFVVRVGQPEGVALPELVQWLPAAALDEPIGNIGANALRDTASLVTALVT, from the coding sequence GTGATCGCTCCCGGGGACATCGCCCCGCGTCGCGATACCAGCCATGAGGTCTATGTTGTCGTGCTATCCAACTCGATTCACCTGGCGGCCGATACCGGACGAGTCATCGCCTGCCCCTTTATTCCGGGCAAAATTCCCGACGCCGCAATGGCGTTCGTCGTTCGAGTCGGACAACCCGAAGGCGTGGCGCTGCCCGAACTTGTTCAGTGGCTTCCCGCAGCAGCGCTGGACGAGCCGATCGGCAACATCGGCGCGAATGCGCTCCGTGACACAGCGTCTCTCGTGACAGCCCTCGTCACCTGA